CAGGTCAAGCTTTTGGCAACAAAAGCATTTTGAGCAGAAAGCCCAAGCAAAGTGAAAAGCAAAAGAGTTTAGGAGAAGTAACAATGGCATTCACAGCTTTGGCCGCAGGCGTTTCCGGCCTGCAAGCCTTCACAGAAGGCGTTGGTGTTATTGCCGATAACATCACAAACGTTAATACAATCGGCTACAAAGAAACACGTTCACGTTTTTCTACACTAGTAACTGAAACTGCGTCACTATCATCATATTCACCAGGTGGTGTACGCGCATTCTCTGAAACACTTGTTTCTCGTCAGGGTCTGCTACAGCCTTCAGCATCTGCAACTGATCTATCGGTGGACGGTGCGGGCTTTTTCGTGGTTCGTGATGGTACTGGCGCACAAGATACAGACGGCGAAGTTCTATACACGCGAGCTGGTGCGTTTACACAGGATTCCGAAGGTTTCCTTCAGAACACAGCGGGTCTTTATCTTCTTGGTTGGCCTGTAGATTCCCAAGGGAACATTACAAACAACCAGCAGGATCCTGCTGAACTTCGTCCGATTAACCTGAGCGCGCTAAACAGCTTTGGTGCTCCAACTCAGAATGTATCTTTCCGGGCTAACTTACAGAATACAACAGCACCGACACCAACCTCTACGTATGATCCTGCGACTTCAAGCGCAACGACAGGTGTAGGCTCACTAGCGGCAGGCAACGTTACAGCGTCGTTTGAAACAAATATTCAGATTTTTGATAGTCAGGGCCGAGAACACACAGTTGTGCTTGCAGCGGTGAAAGATGCAACTACGCCAAACCAGTGGAACTACGAGCTCTATTTTGATGATGCAGCACAATTGGACAGTGCAACTCATACCGATGGTCTGATTGGTAGCGGTAGCTTACGCTTCAACCCCAATGGTTCTATCGATCTCGACAATACCACATTGAATAATGCGGGTGGTACGGCTGTAGATTTATCAAACAACGAAGCTCTTACTTTTGAATATGCTGCAGGCGGTCCGGACAACGTGGAAGTTGCAGACGGCGCTATCCGCTTTGATTTTGGTACAAACGATGGCACAGACGGTTTCTCGCAATTTGATAACGAATCTACACTGATTAGTTCTGCTGTAGATGGCGCGAACTTCCAGAACGTTAATGGTGTATCAATCGGCCAGGATGGTACGGTAACTGCACTTTTCGATAACGGTCTTGAATTGACAATCTTCCAATTGCCTGTTGCAACATTCTCCAACGCGGATGGGCTTACCCGCCGCCAAGGTAATGCATTTGGTCTTTCTGATCTTTCAGGTATTGCGACATTCCAGCAGGCTGGACAAGGTGGCGCGGGTAAAATTGCTCCGAACTCCCTTGAGCAGTCAACCGTTGATCTGGCGAATGAATTTTCAGAGCTGATTAAAGTTCAACGAGCTTTCTCAGCCTCAACTCGGATTATCACTACGTCCGATGAAATCCTTGAAGAACTGACCCGAATCTAACGTCGGTTTTTACTTCTCTCTTTTGCTTATGCCGGGTAGCCAAATGGTTACCCGGCTGTCAGCGTTTAAACACCGACCAAATTAGTTAACAGCCTATTAACCCTACCTGTTAGGCCTTTATTAAAATCAGATTGTTAGATTTCTACTTGCAAGTGGCAACGAGGTTTTCGGTAATGCAATCTGATAATCAGCAAAAGCAAAATCAGGTTATTGGACCACTGGGTCGCCCTTTGACTCTGGATGATTTGCCAAACACAAATACCAAAAGATGGGTTATCAGACGTAAGGCAGAAGTAGTTGCCGCTGTCCAAGGTGGTTTGCTCACGCTCGAAGACGCATGTAAACGTTATTCATTGTCTGTCGAAGAATTCTTATCCTGGCAACAGGCAATCAATCAAAATGGCCTCGCGGGCCTCAGAACTACCCGTATTCAGAAATACCGTAGTCAAGAAGTTGATAATCGTTAAGTCCTTACAAAGGTTGACATTTTGTAGCTTCAAAAAC
This DNA window, taken from Kordiimonas sp. SCSIO 12603, encodes the following:
- a CDS encoding flagellar hook protein FlgE, which produces MAFTALAAGVSGLQAFTEGVGVIADNITNVNTIGYKETRSRFSTLVTETASLSSYSPGGVRAFSETLVSRQGLLQPSASATDLSVDGAGFFVVRDGTGAQDTDGEVLYTRAGAFTQDSEGFLQNTAGLYLLGWPVDSQGNITNNQQDPAELRPINLSALNSFGAPTQNVSFRANLQNTTAPTPTSTYDPATSSATTGVGSLAAGNVTASFETNIQIFDSQGREHTVVLAAVKDATTPNQWNYELYFDDAAQLDSATHTDGLIGSGSLRFNPNGSIDLDNTTLNNAGGTAVDLSNNEALTFEYAAGGPDNVEVADGAIRFDFGTNDGTDGFSQFDNESTLISSAVDGANFQNVNGVSIGQDGTVTALFDNGLELTIFQLPVATFSNADGLTRRQGNAFGLSDLSGIATFQQAGQGGAGKIAPNSLEQSTVDLANEFSELIKVQRAFSASTRIITTSDEILEELTRI
- a CDS encoding DUF1153 domain-containing protein, producing MQSDNQQKQNQVIGPLGRPLTLDDLPNTNTKRWVIRRKAEVVAAVQGGLLTLEDACKRYSLSVEEFLSWQQAINQNGLAGLRTTRIQKYRSQEVDNR